One Chaetodon trifascialis isolate fChaTrf1 chromosome 12, fChaTrf1.hap1, whole genome shotgun sequence DNA window includes the following coding sequences:
- the LOC139340459 gene encoding trace amine-associated receptor 13c-like has translation MKTLEEAELCFPQLLNSSCRKTMHPHSLSMLIYIIQPSISLLTVTLNLLVIISIAHFKQLQTPSNLLLLSLAVSDFFVGLLMFFQIVLNDGCWFFGDLMCAVYNVFNYIITSVSVGTMVLISVDRYVAICDPLHYPTKVTQERVQICISLCWMCSTLCHSLLLKNNLKQPGKYNSCVGECVIVVEYVAGLVDLLLSFIGPVIVIVVLYMRVFVVAVSQARAMRSHIVAVTVQCSVKVTAMKSELKAARTLGVVVVVFLICVCPYFCIALTGQDTMLSASSTAFVLSLFYFNSCLNPVIYALFYSWFRKSIKLIVTLKILEADSSGSNML, from the exons ATGAAAACCCTTGAAGAAGCTGAACTCTGCTTTCCACAGCTCCTCAACTCCTCTTGCAGGAAGACCATGCATCCTCATTCTTTATCCATGCTCATTTACATCATACagccctccatctctctcctcactgtgaCTCTCAACCTGCTGGTCATCATCTCCATCGCACACTTCAA GCAGCTCCAAACACCctccaacctcctcctcctctctctggctgtctctgATTTCTTTGTGGGCCTCCTCATGTTTTTTCAAATTGTCCTTAATGATGGCTGCTGGTTTTTTGGTGACCTCATGTGTGCTGtgtataatgtttttaactatATTATTACCTCTGTCTCAGTAGGAACTATGGTGCTCATCTCAGTTGACCGCTATGTGGCTATTTGTGATCCTCTACACTATCCTACCAAAGTCACTCAAGAAAGAGTTCAAATCTGTATTTCTTTGTGTTGGATGTGTTCCACTCTCTGTCACAGTTTGCTGTTGAAGAATAACCTGAAACAACCAGGCAAGTATAACTCCTGCGTTGGAGAGTGTGTGATTGTTGTTGAATATGTAGCGGGCCTTGTTGATCTGCTGTTGTCCTTTATTGGTCCTGTCATTGTCATTGTAGTTCTGTACATGAGAGTATTTGTGGTGGCTGTGTCTCAGGCTCGTGCCATGCGGTCTCACATTGTAGCTGTCACTGTTCAATGTTCAGTGAAGGTAACTGCAATGAAATctgagctgaaagcagccagGACTCTTGGTGTTGTTGTAGTTGTGTTTCTGATATGTGTCTGCCCATATTTTTGTATTGCACTTACAGGTCAGGACACTATGCTCAGTGCTTCATCCACTGCCTTTGTATTATCTCTCTTCTATTTTAACTCCTGTCTAAATCCTGTGATCTATGCCTTGTTTTACTCCTGGTTCAGAAAATCTATCAAACTCATTGTTACACTTAAGATACTGGAGGCTGACTCCAGTGGTTCCAACATGCTATAG
- the LOC139340333 gene encoding trace amine-associated receptor 13c-like yields MESPGGAELCFPLLVNISCKKPMLPQSDAMLIYILLSVISVLTAALNLLVIISISHFRQLHSPTNLLILSLAVSDFLVGLLLMPIEILLTQACWFLGDLMCALYYVVDFIITSSSVGNMVLISVDRYLAICEPLHYTTRVTLDRTKICVCLCWIGSVLYNCIILKDFLRQPDSQNSCFGECVVVLNYITGTTDFVFTFICPITVIIFLYMRIFVVAVSQAQAMRSHIAAVTLQRSKTATAKKSEMKAARTLGVVVFVFLTCFCPYYAPALVGQDIEGSSSSSTFVVWLLFFNSCLNPVIYAFFYPWFRKSIKFIVTLKVLQPDSCDLKIL; encoded by the exons ATGGAGTCTCCAGGTGGAGCTGAACTCTGCTTCCCTCTTCTAGTCAACATTTCCTGCAAGAAACCCATGCTGCCTCAGTCCGATGCCATGCTCATCTAcattctgctgtctgtcatctCTGTGCTCACTGCAGCTCTCAACCTGCTGGTCATCATCTCTATCTCCCACTTCAG GCAGCTCCATAGTCCAACCAACCTGCTCATCCTCTCCCTGGCTGTCTCAGACTTCCTCGTGGGCCTCCTGCTGATGCCGATAGAAATTCTCTTAACACAAGCTTGCTGGTTCCTGGGTGACCTCATGTGTGCTCTGTATTATGTTGTAGATTTTATCATTACCTCTTCCTCAGTCGGAAATATGGTGCTCATATCAGTTGATCGTTATTTGGCTATTTGTGAACCTCTACATTACACCACCAGAGTTACTCTGGACAGAACAAagatctgtgtttgtctgtgctggATTGGCTCTGTTCTCTATAATTGTATAATTTTAAAGGACTTTCTGAGACAACCTGATTCACAGAATTCCTGCTTTGGAGAGTGTGTAGTTGTCCTTAACTACATCACTGGAACTACTGACTTTGTCTTTACCTTCATCTGCCCCATAACTGTCATCATATTTCTGTATATGAGAATATTTGTTGTGGCTGTGTCTCAGGCTCAAGCTATGCGGTCACATATTGCAGCTGTCACACTACAGCGTTCAAAGACAGCAACAGCTAAGAAGTCTGAGATGAAAGCTGCCAGGACGCTTGGTGTTGTAGTATTTGTATTTCTAACATGTTTCTGTCCATATTACGCTCCAGCCCTTGTCGGCCAGGATATTGAAGGCAGTAGTTCATCCTCGACTTTTGTAGTCTGGCTGCTGTTTTTTAACTCTTGCCTTAACCCTGTGATCTATGCGTTTTTCTACCCCTGGTTTAGAAAATCTATTAAATTCATTGTTACACTTAAGGTACTGCAGCCTGACTCTTGTGATCTTAAAATACTGTAG